A region of Amblyraja radiata isolate CabotCenter1 chromosome 22, sAmbRad1.1.pri, whole genome shotgun sequence DNA encodes the following proteins:
- the LOC116985557 gene encoding nucleoside diphosphate kinase A-like, translating to MLCVALGFFAYMFQMVMTGIYERTFVAIKPDGVQRRLVGEIIRRFEKKGFKLVGMKIMKASEDLLKEHYIELKEKPFYNSLVKYMSSGPLVTMVWQGLSVVKTTRAMLGETNPADSAPGTIRGDFCIEVSRNVIHGSDSVESAIREISLWFSPEELVCWNDCAVDWMYE from the exons ATGCTCTGTGTAGCGTTGGGCTTCTTTGCCTACATGTTCCAGATGG TAATGACTGGAATATATGAGCGTACCTTTGTAGCTATCAAACCAGATGGAGTTCAGCGCCGTTTGGTTGGAGAAATCATACGGAGGTTTGAGAAGAAAGGATTTAAACTGGTTGGGATGAAAATTATGAAG GCTTCAGAAGACTTGCTGAAAGAGCACTACATTGAACTTAAGGAGAAGCCTTTCTATAATAGTTTGGTGAAATACATGTCTTCTGGCCCCTTGGTCACAATG GTATGGCAAGGATTAAGTGTTGTTAAAACCACTCGTGCTATGTTGGGAGAAACCAACCCTGCAGACTCAGCACCAGGTACCATCAGAGGGGACTTCTGTATTGAAGTGAGCAG GAATGTAATCCATGGCAGTGATTCAGTGGAGAGTGCCATCCGTGAAATCTCGCTCTGGTTCAGCCCTGAGGAGCTAGTTTGTTGGAATGATTGTGCTGTTGACTGGATGTATGAATAA